One window of Marinomonas primoryensis genomic DNA carries:
- a CDS encoding aspartate aminotransferase family protein gives MSHIAKSNLTQAQLDAHWMAYTGNRQFKKDPRIITSAAGHYYTDLDGRRIFDGLSGLWTCGLGHSVPAINEAVAEQVKTLDYSPAFQYGHEKSFLLAEQITQFMPAGLNRVFFTGSGSESVDTALKVARAYWRKKGMGTKTKFIGRAKGYHGASVSGFSVGGIPANRTLYGQGLESYHLPHTQVPGTEFTKGMAEQGKERAEDLINLITMHDASNIAAVIVEPMSGSAGVIVPPQGYLQRLREICDQHNILLIFDEVITAFGRMGAKTGSEAFGVTPDAIVMAKQVTNGVIPMGAVAFKQEIYDTFMDTGGQDYMLEIPHGYTYSAHPIACAAGLASLGEIKKQGLIERVSNMSAAWENSVHQLKSASSMITDIRNYGLAAGITIAPIGNEPAKRPFQIAMAMWDKGYYVRYGADTIQLAPPFTTEQSEIDSVINALGETIRQQS, from the coding sequence ATGAGCCATATTGCTAAATCCAACTTAACCCAAGCTCAACTTGATGCACATTGGATGGCCTACACAGGCAATCGCCAATTCAAAAAAGATCCTCGTATTATTACGTCCGCTGCTGGTCATTATTATACGGACCTCGACGGTCGAAGAATTTTCGACGGTTTATCTGGCTTATGGACTTGTGGGCTTGGGCACAGCGTTCCCGCTATCAACGAAGCGGTTGCTGAGCAAGTTAAAACGCTCGACTACTCCCCTGCCTTTCAATATGGGCATGAGAAGTCGTTTTTACTGGCTGAGCAAATCACTCAATTCATGCCAGCGGGGCTCAACCGAGTCTTTTTTACTGGTTCGGGTTCCGAGTCGGTCGACACAGCACTAAAAGTGGCCCGCGCATATTGGCGTAAAAAAGGCATGGGCACCAAAACGAAATTTATTGGCCGTGCCAAAGGCTATCATGGTGCCAGTGTTTCTGGTTTCAGTGTCGGCGGTATTCCAGCGAACCGCACCTTATACGGACAAGGCTTAGAGTCTTATCATTTACCGCACACTCAAGTACCTGGTACTGAGTTTACTAAAGGTATGGCGGAACAAGGTAAAGAACGCGCAGAGGATCTTATCAATCTCATTACGATGCACGATGCATCAAACATTGCCGCGGTGATTGTCGAGCCTATGTCTGGTTCTGCGGGCGTTATTGTGCCGCCACAAGGTTATCTACAGCGCTTGCGTGAAATCTGTGACCAACACAACATTCTGTTGATCTTTGATGAAGTCATTACGGCATTTGGTCGTATGGGCGCGAAAACTGGCTCAGAAGCCTTTGGGGTCACACCAGACGCGATCGTCATGGCAAAGCAGGTTACGAATGGTGTTATTCCTATGGGCGCGGTGGCGTTTAAACAGGAGATTTACGACACCTTTATGGACACTGGTGGCCAAGACTACATGCTAGAAATCCCTCATGGCTACACATATTCAGCGCATCCTATTGCCTGCGCTGCAGGGTTGGCGTCATTAGGGGAAATTAAAAAACAAGGATTGATCGAGCGAGTAAGCAACATGAGTGCTGCGTGGGAAAACAGCGTTCATCAGCTAAAAAGCGCAAGCTCGATGATTACCGATATTCGCAATTACGGTTTGGCGGCCGGTATCACGATTGCTCCTATAGGAAATGAACCAGCAAAACGCCCTTTCCAGATTGCCATGGCCATGTGGGACAAAGGTTACTACGTTCGTTATGGTGCCGATACCATTCAGTTAGCGCCACCATTTACCACAGAACAATCTGAAATAGACAGTGTCATCAACGCGTTAGGCGAAACTATAAGACAACAAAGCTAA
- the nth gene encoding endonuclease III — MNKEKRYEIFSRLRAENPNPVTELEYNSPFQLLIAVLFSAQATDVSVNKATRKLFPIADTPEKMFALGVDGLKSYIKTIGLFNAKAENAIKTCKILIEKHHSIVPETREELEALPGVGRKTANVVLNTAFRQVAMAVDTHIFRFGNRTKVAPGKNVLEVEMKLLKFVPKEFLLDAHHWMILHGRYICVARKPKCNACVIEDLCEFKDKTSD; from the coding sequence GTGAATAAAGAGAAGCGCTACGAGATTTTTTCTCGCCTAAGAGCGGAAAACCCAAACCCCGTAACCGAGTTAGAATACAACTCGCCTTTTCAACTCTTGATTGCCGTTTTATTTTCCGCACAAGCCACAGATGTGAGCGTCAACAAAGCCACCCGTAAACTGTTTCCAATAGCAGACACGCCAGAAAAAATGTTCGCTTTGGGCGTCGATGGCCTGAAAAGCTACATTAAAACCATTGGTCTGTTTAACGCCAAAGCCGAAAACGCGATTAAAACGTGTAAAATACTCATTGAAAAACATCACAGCATAGTGCCAGAAACCCGCGAAGAGCTTGAAGCACTTCCTGGTGTGGGCCGTAAAACCGCAAACGTTGTTTTAAATACCGCGTTCAGACAAGTTGCTATGGCGGTGGATACGCATATTTTTCGCTTTGGTAATCGCACTAAAGTCGCTCCCGGTAAAAACGTCTTAGAAGTGGAAATGAAGCTGCTAAAATTCGTGCCAAAAGAGTTCTTATTAGACGCTCACCACTGGATGATTCTGCATGGTCGTTATATTTGTGTGGCACGCAAACCCAAGTGCAACGCCTGTGTAATCGAAGATCTGTGTGAGTTTAAAGACAAGACATCAGACTAG
- a CDS encoding electron transport complex subunit E: MKVSAEIATDESVPESKPSANYAEIIYNGIWKNNPALVQLLGLCPMLAVTSTVVNALGLGLATLVVLVGSNIAVSLIRNYVADAVRLPAFVMIIASFTTCIELIMQAYTYELYQILGIFIPLIVTNCAILGRADAFASRNPVLPSALDGFMMGLGFMVILVTLGAMRELIGQGTLFSDMQLLFGDMAIQWKWVVFENYPNVLFAVLPPGAFIGLGLLIAGKNYLDEREKKRLAVQKAQDGPSESKRVRVTGQVS, encoded by the coding sequence ATGAAAGTAAGCGCCGAAATAGCCACAGATGAATCTGTTCCCGAGAGCAAACCTAGCGCCAATTACGCGGAAATCATCTATAACGGTATCTGGAAAAACAACCCTGCATTGGTTCAACTACTTGGTTTGTGCCCTATGCTCGCCGTTACTAGCACCGTGGTTAACGCATTAGGCCTAGGGCTTGCGACGCTGGTCGTATTGGTAGGCTCAAACATTGCCGTTTCTTTAATCAGAAACTATGTGGCGGATGCGGTGCGACTGCCTGCTTTTGTGATGATTATCGCGTCTTTCACCACGTGTATAGAACTCATCATGCAAGCCTATACCTATGAGCTTTATCAAATTCTAGGTATCTTCATTCCTCTCATTGTTACCAACTGTGCAATTCTAGGACGCGCTGACGCCTTTGCTAGTCGTAATCCTGTGTTACCTTCGGCATTAGACGGCTTTATGATGGGGCTAGGCTTCATGGTGATCCTAGTGACATTGGGTGCTATGCGCGAGCTGATCGGTCAAGGAACTCTGTTCTCAGACATGCAATTACTCTTTGGTGACATGGCGATTCAGTGGAAATGGGTGGTATTCGAAAATTACCCCAATGTACTGTTTGCCGTTTTACCGCCCGGTGCTTTCATTGGTTTAGGGTTGCTTATCGCGGGGAAAAACTACCTTGATGAACGAGAAAAGAAGCGCCTAGCCGTCCAAAAAGCACAAGACGGCCCAAGCGAATCAAAACGGGTTCGGGTAACAGGACAAGTAAGCTAA